GATTGATACCATTGGCACTAAAAAGAGAAGGAGGCATAAATAGGAAAACAGGCTATTTATTCGCAGTAGATTTAGGATCTTGGTAAAAATAATTTTCCCATCCTGATTACAGACACCGACATGAAAAAAAGCAAAGCCTTAGTTCTCTCTTTTGCCATCCTATTCGCTCTCGTAATGGCCGCTTCATGCAGGAGTCCTAGTCCAGATTGTGAGTGCCTTAAAACGGGTGTCTTCCAATCTTTAACAGCAGACAGCTCTTTCATCTACCGCAATCATTCTCATGAATTAAACATTAACCAAAGGGGAGATAGCATGCATCTGGAAATCGAATGGCCATCGAATTGCAATTATGTTCTTCATTTTGTTTCTAGCACTGATCCGAAATACCAAAACCAGCAAAATCCCGATTTGAGCATTCAAGTCGATAAAATTGACTTCCAAGACAGTCTCTACTATTATACCGCTAGCATCAACAAACTTGAGATAAAAGGGAAGGTGCGCATGTTGGAGTTTAATAAAGTGGCTAGGTGAAAAGATAAAATCCCCTAAGGGCAGAATCTTCAGCCTCTACACAGAGCACTGGCTTCTAGTTTAAAAGACCCACATCATTCCTCCTTTTGTTTCCAGGAGAACTGGAGATTATGGATCAATATGCCGGCTTGAGAGATTATTGATTTTTCCGTTCGACAGGAAACCACCCAAGGGGAATCATTTTCTTCATTAAAAAAATTCTGGTATTCATCGTCATAACTTGAATAGGCCTCCCGCGGCTTCCCGAATAAATCGACAAGATCAGTATAGGTCAAATCGAAGTTTCCTGAAAGAAAAAAGCGATCGATAATCTCATTGGTAGAGTTTATTCCAATCACAGAAAAAAGCGCATTGCCTGAATCATAGTAAACAGTCCCAAAACCATTACTAGCCTTCATTGAGCCCAGTCTATTTCCTGTTTTCCAAAAACTCAAGTCTCTGTGTTCCGTTACGAATTTTAGTAATTGCGGAAGGGTATGAATATCTAAGGATTTCAGCTGATTAATCATAAAGCCAACTTATTCTCGCCAGGAACCCGAAAGCTGCTTAAAAACGGATACTGGTTCCTGAACACTTTACCCGACATATCATCAAGCTCACCAATTAAAGATCAAACTAAAGCAAATAAACACCAGATGAAGCCCTATCAAAAGCTTAGTTACCAATAGATCCCCTTTTAAATCAGAAATAATATTGGAATGCTGTAATAGCCAAGCTCTCTTGTAAGTCCCCCATTATTCCAACAGGTCTAAATTATCGATTTTAGGCAATAAGCCTTTGTTTAAATTCTCTTGGAGACATGTCTCCAAGAGAAGAATGCGGATGGTTTTGATTGTAGTCTTCCATCCAATGATTGATTAACTCTTGCATCTGCGTCTTCGTTTCAAAGAGATAAGCGTTGAGCACGTCTTCTCTCAGGGTGCGGTTAAAGCGTTCACAAAAGCCATTCTGCATAGGTTTTCCTTTCTGTATTCTTAAGTGTTTTATCTGATGTCGTTTGCAAAACTTTTGAAAGGCTTCTGCCATAAACTCTGTTCCGTTATCAGTTCTTATGGTAAATGGCTTACCGTGCCACTCTATTAGCTGCTCAAATTGCTCTACTACATGTTCGGAAGGGAAACTGCTGGATACCTTGCAAGCCAAAGCTTCGCGGTTGTAGTCGTCAATAATGTTGAGCACACGCATTTTCACACCATTCTCTAAGCGGTCCTGCATGAAGTCGGCACTCCAACATAGGTTAGGAGCTAAAGGCTGCAGCAACACCTCTTTGTCAGGGTTAGGAATACGTCGCTTCCATTTCCTCTTGCGCTTGTTCCCCAGTTTGATGTACACCCTGCGGATACGTTTCTTGTTCCAGGCATAACCCTCTTTACGAATACGCTTGGTATAAAATGGGCAGCCACGCGCAGGATAATGCTCCGCGTACCAGCGTAGCTTTTCCTCTACCTCCTTATCGTCTCGCTTGGATATATAGTAATATCCAGAGCGCTCAAGGCTAATGATTTTACAGGCCCTGGCAGTACTGACAGCGTAATCCGCTTTAATCTGCTTTGCTAAAAACCTCTTCTGACAGAGCCCTAGAGCTTTTTTTCCACCACATCCTTAAGGATCCTGTGGTCTAAGCTCAAATCCGCATACATCTGCTTTAGCTTCGTGTTTTCTCGCTCTAACTCCTTGTACTTGCGTAGCATTGCTGAATCCATGCCTCCGTACTTCTTGCGCCAGATATAAAAAGTATTGGCGCTTATACCTAACTCCTTGCAGATATCCTGTACTTTCTTACCAGCCTCATGCTCCTTTAAAGCCTGGCTGATCTGGCTTTCACTAAATCTTGATTTTTTCATAGTCAACAGTTTAAATTTACACACTTTTAAACTGTTGGATTTTTAGGGGGACTTACACATATTGAGGAATCTTTAATTGAAATGGAAATCTTCCTCAAAACTCAAGGCTTAACCTTCTGTTTTCGTTTGCCTTTTTTTTTTGCAACAATAAAGAAGAGTCCCAAACCAGGCCAAAGCTTCCGCCTTTTTATCACTACCTGGCGGGACACTACCCTCATTACTTACTATGGCGTAATGCTGAAACTTCTACTTCAAATATTGTATCTAAATTCCCAACATGATCATTTTCAATATAATATCTCCTGTAATCATATAGGCTTTTATGAATACTATATTTATAGTTGCATTTATGATCATTATGCTCTAAAGCACTTTGAATATAAAAATTTGAATCATCTGCTTCGTTCAAATTTAAGGGGTAGCGATTTATCAAGGTATCAAATTGTGGACCTTTAATAGGAAAAAAGAAGGCATAGTAATAAAGAGAATCCTTTTCAAAATTGAATTGATGATAGACTTTTGTATTTATATTATTGATGTTTATTTCCGTAAATGCGATATATACCTTATCAGAAAGGTATACATCTAGATCGCTTCGGTCAACAAAACTAAGGTCGGAAAATTCATCTTTAACCTCATTTTTCGACATCCCCAGGTATAACACATTGGAATCTTTAAAAGGGGTATAGAAACTACATTTATTTTTTAATCCTGCATTATTATTAATGCAACTAGAAATTAAAATGATTATATACGATAAAATAATATACTTTCTCATTCCCCCTGTTTAGCTTTAAGTTCCTTGTTTCTGCTATATAGTTCAGATACTCCTTCGGTATCATTGGTAAACTCCACGCCTGCCCAATTTATATCTTAAAACCTTTTAAATCGAATATTTTTCCCGCAGTCCAGTTCTCTGGAGTATCTTCAACAGCAGGCGATCCACTTTCAATAGGATCCTTTAACTATGGATATTTATTAGCTAACCATGTGTTTTCTTAGTAATTGTAGAAAATTGCATGTTCCTCTTGCTAGCTGTTATGGTGTTTCCCATCCAAATCGTTCTTAAGATGAGCGACTGTCCCATGAAGCAAAGCTAATGTTAAGAGCGAGCCTCTTCCTATTCTTTTTGTCTTTTATTAGCACTTTTCACCTGATAGGCACTCCTCTTCATGACCTTTTTCATAGTCAACTACTTAAAATTATCCTTTTTAAACTGTTTCGT
The Croceimicrobium hydrocarbonivorans genome window above contains:
- a CDS encoding IS3 family transposase; this translates as MKADYAVSTARACKIISLERSGYYYISKRDDKEVEEKLRWYAEHYPARGCPFYTKRIRKEGYAWNKKRIRRVYIKLGNKRKRKWKRRIPNPDKEVLLQPLAPNLCWSADFMQDRLENGVKMRVLNIIDDYNREALACKVSSSFPSEHVVEQFEQLIEWHGKPFTIRTDNGTEFMAEAFQKFCKRHQIKHLRIQKGKPMQNGFCERFNRTLREDVLNAYLFETKTQMQELINHWMEDYNQNHPHSSLGDMSPREFKQRLIA
- a CDS encoding transposase, which translates into the protein MKKSRFSESQISQALKEHEAGKKVQDICKELGISANTFYIWRKKYGGMDSAMLRKYKELERENTKLKQMYADLSLDHRILKDVVEKKL